The nucleotide sequence CCAACTCAATTCCTCTTTGCCCATCATAAGCTGTTAAAACTTCGTGTCCTTTTTTATTTAAATGTTTTTCCAATAATGACACCAAATCTGTTTCATCATCAACAATCAAAATTTTGCTCAAGGCTATCACTCACTTTCATCAGAATTTATTCTACATTTTTCCGCCCTTCCCATTTTTCAAACCAAATAATCCCGAACAGCAAAAACAGGATACTCAGTACAAGGCTCAATGATATGCATAGAATAAATTGTATAATAATTTTATTCGCTATCATTTGGGAAGATGGTGCTAGCAGTGCTAATGGAAACATTGACATTTTTACTGGATAAGTCCACGGTAAGAAATACCATATATTATTTCCTAAATTAGTTGTTCCCATTAACACTGCAACCAAAATTCCCAAAATACCAACCCCAACAGATGCTCCGATTCCAAAAGCAAAGCTAATCCACAAATGAATTGCTAAAATTGGAAGTGTTCCTATCAAGGATAATAATGAAGCCGTCAAAAATAATGGCGTATTAAATCCTTGCGGCAACACAATGCTTAATCCTATACAGATAATTAGTGTAGTTAAAGCGTAGCTTATTGTCAAGGATACTACTGAAAACACAAATTTACCAACATAAATTTTTCTCCTTGGTATTCCTGTACTTAATACGCCATTAAAATTTCCTGCAAGTTCTTCTTCCTGAACATAAAACCCCGTTAAAATACCTGTTTCTATTGGAATCAATATAGCGGAACATATAATAAAATATGTTTGATATATCGTATCAATGGCTATACTGTTTCGGTTTGCTAAGTAAATTATAATACAAGCCGACATAAAAATCGGTAAAAAGAAAATAAGCCAACGTATTAATGTATGTCTGGTTTTTAACCATTCGGAAGATAATAACTTCATTATAGCTCCTTTCTGCTAAACCAAAATCCTGTTAAGCATACAGCCAAAGTTAATACTACAATTGACACTATAATTCCCAGCGGTATAACTGATGTATCTAATAAAGGATTTGATGAGTCCAGAACAACACCATTTGGATGTACGCCTATAATCGGACACATTAGCCTTGTTGCATAACTCCATGGACAAACTATCCAATACGAAGTCGGAGCCACCATTACACCTAAGAATGTTCCTAAAATACCTATCCCAATGCTTAAAAGAAAATCACTCATTGTAGCAATCCATAATTGTATAGGAATAAGAACAAGAGAAACAAGCCAGCATAATAGACCCGCAGTAATAATCTGCCTTAATGGCATCGCCCCTTTTTCTGTTAATAACCCTGAAACTATGATTGATAGAATCAGCACAATACTGGACATAAAAGAAATAATAGCCATACCAAAGACTTTATTTATCCATATTTTAAAAGGTGATATGTCGTGCGAACGCTGTACCCTATAATTTCCAGCCTTTTTTTCTTGCAGAGCTACCAGACCACCAAACAGCCCCATTCCAAGAGGAAGAAAAAGGAAAGACCACCAGTTAAAAACTAATGCTAAAAAGACATTCCAACTCGAAGCGACAGTTGCATTACTAGCAGCTTGAGCATTATTTTCAATAATATAATTTATTACAATAGAATAAACCGCAAAAAACACTGGTATAAAAATTATCAGTTTGGCAGTAAATGTTCTTTTATATTTTATTAATTCAGAAAACATACTTTTCATTATACGCACCCACCTTTCAGAATAACATCAGTAAAAAACTGTTCCAGATTTTCTTGCGAATTAGGCACGCCTTGATATAATAACTTTCCTTTACTAATAATGCCGATTTCATCAACAACTTGTGCCACCTCGGTCAAAATGTGACTTGACAAAACAACGGTTATCCCTTTAGACGGAAAAGATGATATAAGTTCTCTTAGTTCCTGTATTCCAAAAGGGTCTAACCCATTTGTAGGTTCATCAAGAATTAACAATTTAGGATTGTTTAATAATGCAATCGCAATTCCAAGTCTTTGTTTCATTCCTAACGAAAATTGTGATGCTCTTTTCTTCCCAGTATCTTTTAAATCGACGATTTGCAAAACCTCGTCAATTCTGGTATCTGGTATTCCCAAAAGTTTTGTATGCACCAAAAGATTTTCTCTTGCAGTAAGATTTCCATATAAAGCAGGAGCTTCAATCAATGCACCTATTTGAGATAAGGAACTTCTTTTCCATTGTCCATTATCAAATAAAATTGAACCACTTGTAGGATGCAAAAGTCCTACAAGCATTTTTAAGATAGTCGATTTTCCTGCACCATTTGGACCAAGTAAGCCATAAATACTGTTTCTTTTTATCTGCAAAGAGATATTATCGACTGCCTTTTGACTGCCAAACTCTTTACATAAATTTTGAGTTTCTAGTATTAAATTTTCCATTATTAATAGCCTCCTGTGAATAATAGATTTATTACTATGAAAAAAGCCTAACACATAAAAATAACCGTTTTATAACAATCGGAAAATTCAAGTCAACAATTTTAATTCAGATTATTGGAGTAATCTTATCCAGTGTTTATGCTTCTTATAGCAAGAAATGATATATCCTATTGCAAGAGATTTCACATCGTTTAATCATAACTCTCCGAAAAAGAAAAACGACAGAGCTTTAACCCTCTGCCGCTAATCCGTTATGTGTAGATTATTTCCTCATTCACAATCTCCCTCGCACAACCCCTTATGTTATTCATTCTTCCTGTCCATTCTAAGGCGTTTTCTTCCTTTAGCTGTTCCGTGATACCCTGTGCCTGTTTCATGCCCTCTATGAGCCTTTCAAAGCGTTCCTGCGCCTGCCTGTCAATGTCGGCAAGGTAAGCATTGAGCCTGCCGCTTGTGAGAAGATTGGTGTATGTAACCCTGCGGTACTTCTTCAAATAGTCTAGATGCCGCTGTCCCCATGTGCCTATCGGCTGTTCTTCTTCGGCGGGTACAGTCAAGCACGGTATTAAGTAATCTCCTTGCCGCTCGTATTTGCCGCCCAGTTCCTCAAATAATGATTTTGCCATTGTCTGTTACCTCCACATTCTTTTTTATTTTGAATGTCCGCAAAATCCGTCCTACATCGGACGGACGCCAGGGCACATCAAGGTGGTGTAACGCAATCAATCTGTCCTGTACGTTTGTCCCGGCTCCCATTTTTGCGGTTGAGCCTAACAAAAAACGAACCTGCCCGCTTCTTACTTTTGCAAACAGCTCCGCTTTCCTTGTTTCCGTATTGGCGTTATGGATAAAAGCTATCTCCTGCTCCGGTACTCCCTTCGCCATGAGCTTATCCCTGATGTCCTCATATACGTTGAATGTCCCATCTCCCTTCGGTGTAGATAAATCGCAGAAGATAAGCTGCGCCGATTTCTGCTCTTTTGTATGCTCCCAAATCTCAAACGCCTTCTCCACACAGGTTGTGGCTTTGGAGTTTTCTTCATCGGGAAGCATATCATTGATGAGCCGCTGGTCTAACGCCAGCTTTCTTCCATCGTTGGTTATCTTTAACATATTATCTCGTGAAGGATCTACTTTACGGTCACGCACTGCCTCCGCCCTGTCCGCAAGGGACTGAACCATGTCCTGCTGGTATTCGCTCGGCTTTAACACGATATTTTCATAGTCTGCTTCCGGCACAGGCAGCTTTAACATATCCGGCGTCTGAATGTCTGCGCTTTCCTTGAATAGCGCAATCAGCTCCGGCAGATTGAAGAACTTGGCAAACCTTGTTTTTGCCCTATATCCAGTTCCCTCCGGCGCAAGTTCTATGGCTGTCTGGGTTTCCCCGAATGATGCCGCCCAACTGTCAAAATGCCCTAACCCCAATCGCTGTAAGGTGTTGTACTGGAGATAACGCATATTGGTGTAGAGTTCCGTCATGCTGTTGCTGATTGGTGTGCCCGTTGCAAATGTGATGCCCTTCCCTCCGGTCAGTTCAGAGAGATATTGTCAAGTGTGTTTGTAAACTTTTGACGCGTTCATGGGTAAAAATATTGCAAAATAACAACGATAAAGAAAAAACTTTAGTAATCTGATATTTGCTAAACTTAGCAAAGAATTACAAAATCTGACAGAAAAAACAGGCAATCTGCTGCATGAACTAATCTGCAGTAAGATTGCCCTACAAGACCATGAATATGGCATATACTATTCAATGATTTTCCCGCAGCCCGTCACTTATCTTTTATACTCTTATTCAGTCTGCTTATCAATTTTCCCACCATAATCTGTTCCTGTTCATTCCACAAGTACCCAAAATCTTTAGCCATTTGGAAGAGTTCTATCCAATTCCCCTGCTCCTGCGATACTTTATCGTAACGCATCAGTTCCCGGAAAACAGTTTCATCTTCCCGCCCATCGGGATAGCGGATTATGGCGTGGCAATCATCGTCATTAATGAACCATTCAAGTTCAAGCGGTTTACTTACTGCATAAACGCCCGAACCTGTTTTCAGGTCAAGCTGTTCTGCAATTTCAGGACAATAGTCCCGAAAATAAAAAGGACAATCATCGTCTTCGTGCAGTTCCATATACATATGTGTTTCGGTTCTGTCCAATTCAACCCACTGATACCCAAAAACATTCTTAAAAACCACACCGAGTTTACCTTCCCTTTCTCGTACCGTCAAAATACGCTCCCGATCCCACACCCAGTTATCCGGCAAAGGCACAATGCCTTTATAATGACCGTCAAACTCAATGCATCTCTGCCGGAGCTCACGCACGTCTACCTTCGTTTCCCCATGCAATGCAACTACCTGAAGAAAGATAGAATAACTACTATTCTCACTATTCTTACTAAAAATATCTCCTACCTGCACATCGTATCGATTTTTCACTTTTTTCTTTCCCATAACTTTCCTCCTGATTTTTCAATTTATTCTAACTGCCATGCCACAGGCAGTTAGAAGTTCTTCTCACGCTATATTCCACAAACGAACAGACTCATAGATAAAATATTTTTTCATCTTCCAGCCGAATACAGGCGAGCTTTGCCCCCAATTCTCTGTACCGAAACGCACAGCCACAGTCAATGTCGTAAAAAAGACAGTCCTTCCCGGCATTGTAACAGCAGAAGACATTTCCCTCGTTATAGGCAAAACTTTTTTTGACGGTAGTGGGAGTATGTCCGGCAATAATGGTTCCATGCCGTATGCCGCCTGATTGGAAGCTTTCTTCCCTTGCGTAAAGATAAAATTGTTCCAGACTTTCAAAATGTCCACAAATATCTTCCAAATTTTCAGCATATCCGGCATGGACCACAACATATTTTCTGCCCGCAGCTTCTAATTTTTTATAATAAGGCATTTTTCGAATCATTTCCGACCATCCGCACAAGTCATTCAGCGTAACACGGTTTTGCTCCAATAGAATACCTATCGTGCCATAAAGGTCAAAGTATGCCATGGGTAGTTCCTTTTTGCGGAACAGATATTTCACAGATTCATATAATGCCGCGGTATCCGCATGGGAGGAAAAATCCGTATTTAATTCTTCTGATCGGTCAACCGTCAGCATCAGATCTATATAAGATACAAATTCCTCCTCATGATTTCCCCGCAAAAACAGAATATTTGCCGGACGCTGTTCCATCCAGCATAAAATCTCATAACTCTGTTTTCCCCTGTCGATAGAATCTCCCGCAAGAATCAAGAAGTCTGTTTCAGAAAAACAGATTTTTTCAAGCATGGAGCGAAGCTCATTATAACAGCCGTGGATGTCGCTGATTACATAACTGCTCATCTTTTTCTGTCTTTCTTCAACTTATCCATCAACCTGCCAATCATGATGACAAGAAACAGTAAACTGACCGGTGAGAAAATCTGTGCCAAAACTGCCCCAAGAGCTTTTGGATTTTCAAAATGAAGCTTCTTTGCCTTTTTCCATGCAAGCATGACAGATACTGCCGTTGACAGAAACAGGCATCCTAAATTCCCATAAAAACTGTCAGAAGACGGATCAAAACATCCGATCAGGCAAATGAATTCAATCCCTGTCATCCATCGGTTCAAAAATCCTTTTCCGGTTTTATTTTTCACATCAACATCAAATAAAATGGGAAATAACATAAGCCCCAAACCTGCCGCTGCAAAGAGCAGCAAAATTATCATTTGTATCAGTATACTTATTGTTTCCATATGTTCTCTCTTTCTTAATTAAGTGAATCATTGACCCAGCCTGTTTTTTGAGGCAAACATTCCAGTTCTGCACATAATCTTTCTATAACATCTCTTTTCAATATCTCCGCCAGCCATTCTTGCGGGATGTTGTCTGCTCCATAATAGATTCCGGCCAGACCGCCGGCAACCGCTCCAACCGTGTCTGTATCATCCCCGAGGTTAACGGCCTTTAAGATACATTCCCGAAAAGAGTATGTGTTTACCAGACACCACACCGCCGCCTCCAAGGTATCAACTATATAGCCGCTGCTCCTGATCTCAGCCTCCGGCAGGGCCGCAAAGCTTTTTATATCCTTCAGACGGTCATATACAGATATATCTTCCCACTTTTCGCTTATATAGTATTGAAAAGCTTCTTCCATTCCCTGTCTGATTCCTTCCTTTAACGGCAAACTGTCTGACAATAATTTCAAAGCGACATTGACATAGATTCCGCATCCAATCAGGCTGATTGGATGTCTGTGGGTCAGAGACGAAATGTTATGCACAATCTCCATCTGTTCACTCAGTAAAATACCTGATTGTTTTTCCAGATAATACGCAGCAGGCAAAATCCGCATTAAAGAACCGTTTCCATTTTCATACTCAGACATCCCGCCGCATTCTAACGGATTCATGCCGCGTCCATAGTTCATAATCGCCCTGCTTGTTGCGCCGCCCGCGTCGAATACCTCTTCTGTTGCCGTATATGCGCCATAAAGAAGCCACTCCGAAAATTTATCCATGATATCATAATAATCAACAGTCTGTCTTCGCACGATACTATCCGTCAATGCCAATGTCAGGCTTGTGTCGTCCGACCATGTTCCCATCGGCTGATTATGCGTCCCATAGCCCTGCATCCCGGTAACGGGGGATTTTGCAAGCTCCTCTCTGGACATAAATTCAACAGGCACGCCCAATGCGTCCCCTACCGCCGCACCAATAATTCCACCATAAACCTTTCCCATACTTTTCTCCATTCCTACGCTGCTTTTTTCGCACTTTTCTGTGATTCCATCCATTCATCTGATAATTTCTCTCTTATCTGTACAAATTCAGGTAAATTTAACCATTCCTATCCCGTTTCTCTTCCACATATTCCGCATAGTGCAGCAGAACACTTAATGTCGTTTCCTGCTGCCTGCCATCAGGATAGCGAATGACGGCACGGCAGTCATCGTCACATGATTTAAATGGCCTGT is from Lachnospiraceae bacterium JLR.KK002 and encodes:
- a CDS encoding TnpV protein — encoded protein: MAKSLFEELGGKYERQGDYLIPCLTVPAEEEQPIGTWGQRHLDYLKKYRRVTYTNLLTSGRLNAYLADIDRQAQERFERLIEGMKQAQGITEQLKEENALEWTGRMNNIRGCAREIVNEEIIYT
- a CDS encoding lantibiotic protection ABC transporter ATP-binding protein is translated as MENLILETQNLCKEFGSQKAVDNISLQIKRNSIYGLLGPNGAGKSTILKMLVGLLHPTSGSILFDNGQWKRSSLSQIGALIEAPALYGNLTARENLLVHTKLLGIPDTRIDEVLQIVDLKDTGKKRASQFSLGMKQRLGIAIALLNNPKLLILDEPTNGLDPFGIQELRELISSFPSKGITVVLSSHILTEVAQVVDEIGIISKGKLLYQGVPNSQENLEQFFTDVILKGGCV
- a CDS encoding ADP-ribosylglycohydrolase family protein → MGKVYGGIIGAAVGDALGVPVEFMSREELAKSPVTGMQGYGTHNQPMGTWSDDTSLTLALTDSIVRRQTVDYYDIMDKFSEWLLYGAYTATEEVFDAGGATSRAIMNYGRGMNPLECGGMSEYENGNGSLMRILPAAYYLEKQSGILLSEQMEIVHNISSLTHRHPISLIGCGIYVNVALKLLSDSLPLKEGIRQGMEEAFQYYISEKWEDISVYDRLKDIKSFAALPEAEIRSSGYIVDTLEAAVWCLVNTYSFRECILKAVNLGDDTDTVGAVAGGLAGIYYGADNIPQEWLAEILKRDVIERLCAELECLPQKTGWVNDSLN
- a CDS encoding lantibiotic immunity ABC transporter MutE/EpiE family permease subunit, with amino-acid sequence MKSMFSELIKYKRTFTAKLIIFIPVFFAVYSIVINYIIENNAQAASNATVASSWNVFLALVFNWWSFLFLPLGMGLFGGLVALQEKKAGNYRVQRSHDISPFKIWINKVFGMAIISFMSSIVLILSIIVSGLLTEKGAMPLRQIITAGLLCWLVSLVLIPIQLWIATMSDFLLSIGIGILGTFLGVMVAPTSYWIVCPWSYATRLMCPIIGVHPNGVVLDSSNPLLDTSVIPLGIIVSIVVLTLAVCLTGFWFSRKEL
- a CDS encoding lantibiotic immunity ABC transporter MutG family permease subunit; the protein is MKLLSSEWLKTRHTLIRWLIFFLPIFMSACIIIYLANRNSIAIDTIYQTYFIICSAILIPIETGILTGFYVQEEELAGNFNGVLSTGIPRRKIYVGKFVFSVVSLTISYALTTLIICIGLSIVLPQGFNTPLFLTASLLSLIGTLPILAIHLWISFAFGIGASVGVGILGILVAVLMGTTNLGNNIWYFLPWTYPVKMSMFPLALLAPSSQMIANKIIIQFILCISLSLVLSILFLLFGIIWFEKWEGRKNVE
- a CDS encoding metallophosphoesterase — translated: MSSYVISDIHGCYNELRSMLEKICFSETDFLILAGDSIDRGKQSYEILCWMEQRPANILFLRGNHEEEFVSYIDLMLTVDRSEELNTDFSSHADTAALYESVKYLFRKKELPMAYFDLYGTIGILLEQNRVTLNDLCGWSEMIRKMPYYKKLEAAGRKYVVVHAGYAENLEDICGHFESLEQFYLYAREESFQSGGIRHGTIIAGHTPTTVKKSFAYNEGNVFCCYNAGKDCLFYDIDCGCAFRYRELGAKLACIRLEDEKIFYL